One Vespula pensylvanica isolate Volc-1 chromosome 14, ASM1446617v1, whole genome shotgun sequence genomic window carries:
- the LOC122634257 gene encoding exocyst complex component 7: MHTTLNDTSERRFEIQCKLESENAALEALKEAEERSRKLTSGVLGILSSLEQRLATLRRTILPVYNETGNLQSQQHNIEKTLSILDHAIGYYGVCQEVEKSIRNGPSSSAGLSNFLDAMNRLYNAQRYFQKNNPSSVELENVTSLFAIGLEALYTEFHDILTRQSKPILPIILLDLIGSDEDTSGEDAPQSLCQLPEAVMDDLLKIAGWLEERGQHKHAKIYASVRSSIVLRSLQLLKEHQRSASGGSTHAGSPMPRAKFANRHSSGTQETTGRWASRRLQHALEKKASKMLFRASQTTGFGLSLTASRKPQPQLSGYSIEDVAPDEQEMENYLLLTAGLHKLMQAERSLVSRILPPSLQLQVLEATVRNAMDLVAHDGESIATRAKRCIARRDFSAVLVVFPILKHLGELKPDLERAVEGCDYALRSKFASVLNALNGTGAKALEDFAESVRNESSAILPKDGTVAEGTSNVLVFLEQLAEYADTAGTVLRRNADVESVIPSSAKQTENAHKIVLGIYIKKVLAQLNLALVSKSDASYSDPSLRALFRLNNHNYVVNALRRSSLMELLLLAEPTIEQTYVDLLLKDKSNYVSTTLVKARGFLEHSSDEPEPGSKILKEKFLGFTRELEELAKCQRSYSVPDGRLREEIRKELEQAIVPLYTAFYNKYRGVSFSKNPGKYVKYTPEQVKSLINTFFDASA, encoded by the exons ATGCATACTACTTTAAATGATACTTCTGAACGAAGATTCGAAATACAATGTAAATTGGAATCAGAAAATGCAGCTTTAGAAGCATtgaaagaagcagaagaacgAAGTCGAAAACTAACAAGTGGTGTTCTTGGAATACTTTCCTCTTTGGAACAACGTTTGGCTACTTTACGGCGTACCATACTTCCTGTTTATAATGAAACTGGAAATTTACAATCTCAGCAACATA atatagaaaaaacacTTAGTATATTAGATCATGCTATCGGATATTATGGGGTATGTCAAGAAGTAGAAAAGTCAATACGTAATGGACCTAGTAGTTCTGCAGGTTTAAGCAATTTTCTTGACGCTATGAATCGTTTATACAATGCTCaacgatattttcaaaaaaataatccaaGTTCTGTGGAATTAGAGAATGTTACAAGTTTATTTGCCATTGGATTAGAAGCTTTGTACACAGAATTTCATGATATTTTGACCAGACAAAGTAAACCCATTTTACCAATTATTCTTTTGGATCTCATTGGTTCTGACGAGGATACGAGCGGAGAAGACGCCCCGCAGTCATTATGTCAATTACCAGAAGCTGTCATGGATGATTTACTTAAAATTGCTGGTTGGTTAGAAGAAAGAGGTCAACATAAACATGCAAAAATTTATGCTTCTGTACGTTCTAGTATTGTCCTTCGATCTTTACAGTTACTTAAAGAACATCAGAGAAGTGCAAGTGGAGGAAGCACACATGCAGGCAGTCCAATGCCG AGAGCCAAATTTGCTAATCGTCATTCAAGTGGTACTCAAGAAACGACAGGAAGATGGGCGTCGCGAAGATTACAACACGCACTTGAAAAGAAAGCaagtaaaatgttatttaGAGCATCACAAACTACCGGATTTGGTTTATCTTTAACTGCATCAAGGAAACCACAACCACAACTATCTGGATATTCAATAGAAGATGTAGCACCGGATGAGCAGGAAAtggaaaattatcttttattaactGCAGGACTCCATAAACTTATGCAAGCAGAACGCTCGTTGGTTAGTAGAATTCTGCCACCTTCTTTACAACTTCAAGTACTTGAAGCTACGGTACGCAATGCTATGGATCTTGTGGCTCACGATGGAGAAAGTATTGCAACAAGGGCTAAACGATGTATCGCAAGACGTGATTTTTCTGCAGTTCTGGTCGTTTTTCCAATTTTGAAACATCTTGGAGAACTTAAGCCAGATTTAGAGAGGGCAGTAGAAGGATGTGATTATGCCCTTAGATCTAAATTTGCCTCTGTACTCAATGCATTGAACGGAACA GGAGCTAAAGCTTTAGAAGATTTCGCAGAAAGTGTCAGAAATGAATCCAGTGCAATTTTACCTAAAGATGGTACTGTAGCGGAAGGTACAAGCAATGTCTTAGTTTTTCTAGAACAATTAGCTGAATATGCAGACACTGCAGGAACTGTTCTTCGACGTAACGCGGATGTGGAATCTGTTATTCCATCTTCTgcaaaacaaacagaaaatgCACATAAAATTGTACTTGGCATTTATATTA AAAAGGTCTTAGCACAATTGAACTTAGCATTAGTCAGCAAAAGTGATGCATCGTATTCTGATCCTTCATTGCGAGCGCTTTTTCGTTTAAACAATCATAACTATGTTGTAAATGCTTTACGTCGCAGTTCTCTAATGGAACTTTTGCTATTAGCAGAACCAACTATCGAACAAACTTACGTTGATTTACTTCTCAAAGATAAGTCCAATTATGTCTCTACAACGCTTGTTAAAGCTCGTGGTTTTCTTGAACATTCATCCGATGAACCAg aACCTGGTTCTAAAATACTCAAAGAGAAGTTCTTAGGATTTACAAGGGAACTGGAAGAGCTTGCTAAATGTCAACGCTCTTATTCTGTACCTGATGGACGTTTACGAGAAGAAATACGTAAAGAACTTGAACAAGCTATCGTTCCCTTGTATACTgctttttataacaaatatcgtGGAGTATCTTTCTCAAAAAATCCAGGAAAATACGTCAAATATACACCAGAACAAGTTAAATCTCtaataaatactttctttGATGCGTCGGCATAA